Proteins encoded within one genomic window of Gammaproteobacteria bacterium:
- a CDS encoding pseudouridine synthase gives MAERLQKFLAAAGLGSRREIEGWIAAGRLRVNGKLASLGQKVSGSERITLDGQPLRGVSRRRRPKPRAIVYHKPVGEVCTRTDPEARPTVFQSLPRANGARWISVGRLDIDTSGLLLFTTDGELAHALMHPSSGLEREYAVRVRGVVTEDVLQLLCEGLQLDDGPGRFASVAAEGGEGANRWYKVCVAEGRNRIVRRLWEAVGCQVSRLIRVRFGPVRLPRHLPRGRFAEMSPQQLAGLYAAAGLPAPGADAG, from the coding sequence ATGGCGGAGAGGTTGCAGAAATTCCTGGCGGCGGCAGGCCTCGGCTCGCGTCGCGAGATCGAGGGCTGGATCGCCGCCGGCCGCCTGCGCGTCAACGGCAAGCTGGCCAGCCTCGGGCAGAAGGTCAGTGGCAGCGAGCGCATCACCCTCGACGGGCAGCCACTGCGCGGTGTGTCGCGGCGGCGCCGGCCGAAGCCCCGGGCGATCGTCTATCACAAGCCGGTGGGCGAGGTGTGCACCCGCACCGATCCGGAGGCCCGTCCGACCGTCTTCCAGTCGCTGCCGCGGGCGAACGGTGCCCGCTGGATCAGCGTCGGACGGCTCGATATCGATACCTCGGGCCTGCTGCTGTTCACCACTGATGGCGAGCTGGCCCACGCACTGATGCACCCATCGAGCGGGCTGGAGCGCGAATACGCCGTGCGGGTCCGCGGTGTCGTCACCGAGGACGTGCTGCAGTTGTTGTGCGAGGGATTGCAGCTCGACGACGGACCGGGGCGCTTCGCGTCCGTTGCGGCCGAAGGCGGCGAGGGCGCCAACCGCTGGTACAAGGTGTGCGTGGCCGAGGGCCGCAACCGCATCGTCAGGCGCCTGTGGGAGGCGGTCGGCTGCCAGGTCAGCCGGCTGATCCGCGTGCGCTTCGGACCGGTGCGGCTGCCCCGTCACCTGCCGCGCGGGCGCTTCGCCGAGATGAGCCCGCAGCAGCTCGCCGGCCTCTACGCGGCAGCGGGCCTGCCGGCGCCCGGCGCGGACGCGGGCTGA
- the gph gene encoding phosphoglycolate phosphatase (PGP is an essential enzyme in the glycolate salvage pathway in higher organisms (photorespiration in plants). Phosphoglycolate results from the oxidase activity of RubisCO in the Calvin cycle when concentrations of carbon dioxide are low relative to oxygen. This enzyme is a member of the Haloacid Dehalogenase (HAD) superfamily of aspartate-nucleophile hydrolase enzymes (PF00702).), whose amino-acid sequence MTSGLSTVLFDLDGTLLDTAPDMVSALNDLLREESARPMPFEVARCHVSNGVLGLIRLAFGDVPDDERGRLQQRFIDLYSRQLARQTRLFQGMDRVLATLEAAGVPWGVVTNKPGRLTEPLLAALALRRRCAAVVSGDTTPERKPHPQPLRHALAEIGADARSAVYVGDAARDVSAGRAAGMRTVAALYGYIPPGEDPQAWGADHHIEAPEDLLAMIEARADRMGRR is encoded by the coding sequence GTGACTTCCGGCCTGAGTACCGTGCTCTTCGATCTCGACGGCACCCTGCTCGACACGGCACCGGACATGGTGTCCGCGCTGAACGACCTGCTGCGGGAGGAATCCGCGAGGCCGATGCCGTTCGAGGTGGCGCGCTGCCACGTTTCCAATGGCGTGCTGGGCCTGATCCGCCTTGCCTTCGGCGATGTGCCGGACGACGAACGCGGGCGGCTGCAGCAGCGCTTCATCGATCTCTATTCGCGACAGCTCGCCCGGCAGACTCGCCTGTTCCAGGGCATGGATCGCGTCCTCGCCACCCTCGAGGCTGCGGGCGTCCCCTGGGGCGTCGTCACCAACAAGCCGGGCCGCCTCACCGAACCGCTTCTCGCCGCGCTGGCGCTGCGGCGTCGCTGCGCCGCGGTCGTCAGCGGCGACACCACGCCGGAGCGCAAGCCCCATCCGCAACCCCTGCGCCATGCACTGGCCGAGATCGGCGCCGATGCCCGCTCTGCGGTGTACGTCGGAGACGCAGCGCGCGACGTCAGCGCAGGGCGCGCCGCCGGCATGCGCACCGTAGCCGCGCTCTACGGTTATATTCCGCCCGGTGAGGACCCGCAGGCCTGGGGCGCCGACCACCACATCGAGGCTCCGGAAGACCTGCTGGCCATGATCGAGGCACGGGCTGACAGGATGGGACGGCGATGA
- a CDS encoding DNA recombination protein RmuC, with protein sequence MNPDVTSMLAALLAAAALGALLGWLWASLRAGRRQAQLEQEQAGLLARLSGEEARSAERAAVVAQAEERLGAAFSRLAGDSLTRNSETFLRLARENLGMHQEKARAELTEREQAVAALLAPIREALEKTTQQISAIEKERTEAFGSIRTQLAAMTADQQLLHTETRNLVNALRRPEVRGQWGELTLRRVAELAGMVEHCDFVEQTTINTADGTMRPDMVVRLPDRGALVVDVKTPLDAYIEAMEAGSDQERRAALQRHARKVADRVRELSAKAYWAQFPESPEFVILFIPGDQFLSAALGENPGLLEDALRNKVVLTTPSSLVALLKAIAYGWRQLSLERNAEEIRRLGQDLYDRLAPFIGHMARLGKQIEGGVKAFNDAVGSLERKVLPGARRLTELGISSRQQLDAPQQVETTPREPLPPPTSGATESGDPEPAAESDDLPRPH encoded by the coding sequence ATGAACCCCGACGTGACGTCCATGCTCGCTGCACTGCTCGCGGCCGCGGCACTGGGCGCGCTGCTCGGCTGGCTCTGGGCCTCGCTGCGGGCCGGGCGCCGCCAGGCACAGCTCGAGCAGGAACAGGCGGGACTGCTCGCCCGCCTCTCGGGCGAGGAAGCGCGATCCGCTGAGCGCGCTGCCGTCGTCGCCCAGGCCGAGGAACGCCTCGGTGCGGCGTTCAGCCGCCTGGCCGGCGATTCCCTCACCCGCAACAGCGAAACCTTCCTGCGCCTCGCCCGGGAAAACCTCGGCATGCACCAGGAGAAGGCCAGGGCCGAGCTGACGGAGCGGGAACAGGCCGTCGCCGCGCTGCTGGCACCGATCCGCGAGGCGCTGGAGAAGACCACGCAGCAGATCTCGGCCATCGAGAAGGAGCGCACCGAGGCCTTTGGCAGCATCCGCACGCAGCTGGCGGCCATGACCGCCGACCAGCAGCTGCTGCACACCGAGACGCGCAACCTCGTCAATGCCCTGCGCCGCCCGGAAGTCCGTGGCCAGTGGGGCGAACTGACGCTGCGCCGGGTCGCGGAGCTGGCCGGCATGGTGGAGCATTGCGACTTCGTCGAGCAGACCACGATCAATACCGCCGATGGAACCATGCGTCCCGACATGGTGGTGCGGCTGCCGGATCGCGGGGCACTGGTGGTGGACGTGAAGACGCCGCTGGACGCCTACATCGAGGCCATGGAGGCCGGCAGCGACCAGGAGCGGCGCGCCGCGCTCCAGCGGCATGCGCGCAAGGTCGCCGACCGCGTGCGCGAGCTCTCGGCCAAGGCCTACTGGGCACAGTTCCCCGAGAGCCCCGAGTTCGTCATCCTCTTCATCCCGGGCGACCAGTTCCTCTCGGCGGCGCTGGGGGAGAACCCGGGCCTGCTCGAGGATGCGCTGCGCAACAAGGTGGTTCTGACCACGCCATCGAGCCTGGTGGCGCTCCTCAAGGCGATCGCCTATGGCTGGCGGCAACTGTCACTGGAGCGCAATGCCGAGGAGATCCGCCGCCTGGGCCAGGATCTCTACGACCGCCTGGCACCCTTCATTGGCCACATGGCACGCCTCGGCAAGCAGATCGAGGGTGGCGTGAAGGCCTTCAACGACGCCGTCGGCTCGCTGGAGCGCAAGGTGCTGCCCGGCGCGCGCCGCCTCACGGAACTCGGCATCAGCAGCCGCCAGCAGCTCGATGCGCCCCAGCAGGTGGAAACCACGCCGCGCGAGCCGCTGCCACCTCCCACGTCAGGCGCTACGGAATCCGGCGATCCGGAGCCGGCCGCCGAGAGCGACGACCTGCCACGCCCGCACTGA
- the scpB gene encoding SMC-Scp complex subunit ScpB translates to MEKNEIKHVIEAALLAAGRPLTLDQLRGLFGEESPLERTELRAALDELQQDYDGRGIMVNEVASGFRIEVRPAMAPWLGRLWEERPPRYSRALMETLAIVAYRQPVTRGDVEQIRGVVVTTNIMRTLMERGWIKVVGYRDVPGKPAMYGTTREFLDYFGLRHLEDLPPLAEIRDLDRLTAQLDLGEGGFAAEAAPGTAEPLVRPLDPHLPAEPATVASIAEARAAALVAHVEVAAGTDAAESADVIPLQVR, encoded by the coding sequence ATGGAGAAGAACGAGATCAAGCACGTGATCGAAGCGGCCCTGCTGGCGGCGGGCAGGCCGCTGACGCTGGACCAGCTGCGCGGGCTGTTCGGAGAGGAGTCCCCGCTGGAGCGCACCGAGCTGCGGGCCGCCCTCGACGAGCTGCAGCAGGATTACGACGGGCGCGGCATCATGGTCAACGAGGTGGCGAGCGGATTTCGCATCGAAGTGCGCCCGGCCATGGCGCCCTGGCTCGGGCGGCTGTGGGAAGAGCGCCCGCCGCGCTATTCGCGCGCGCTGATGGAGACGCTGGCCATCGTCGCCTACCGCCAGCCCGTGACCCGGGGTGACGTCGAGCAGATCCGCGGAGTCGTCGTCACCACCAACATCATGCGCACGCTCATGGAGCGGGGCTGGATCAAGGTGGTGGGCTATCGCGACGTGCCCGGCAAGCCGGCCATGTACGGCACCACGCGCGAGTTCCTCGACTACTTCGGCCTGCGCCACCTGGAGGACCTGCCGCCGCTGGCGGAGATCCGTGACCTGGACCGGCTCACCGCGCAGCTGGACCTGGGCGAAGGCGGGTTCGCCGCGGAGGCCGCGCCGGGCACGGCCGAGCCCCTGGTGCGCCCGCTGGACCCGCATCTGCCGGCAGAGCCGGCCACAGTGGCTTCGATTGCCGAGGCGCGGGCTGCGGCGCTGGTGGCCCACGTCGAGGTGGCCGCCGGGACGGACGCGGCGGAATCGGCCGACGTCATACCGCTGCAGGTCCGCTGA
- the ubiG gene encoding bifunctional 2-polyprenyl-6-hydroxyphenol methylase/3-demethylubiquinol 3-O-methyltransferase UbiG — protein MSDPGRNADAGEVTRFNALANRWWDPAGEMRLLHRMNPVRVAFIAARARLDGARCLDVGCGAGLLSEALAQAGASVTGIDLAADSLAVARLHQLESGLDGIRYLQTTAEELAATEPGSYDIVTCLEVLEHVPDPASTVAACARLLRPGGAAFFSTINRNLAAYLVTIVGAEYLLGVLPRGTHDYARYIRPSELDAWARQSGLVLEDLAGIEPSGTDDFRIGDSVRVNYIAHCRKAAS, from the coding sequence ATGAGCGACCCGGGCCGCAATGCGGATGCCGGGGAAGTCACGCGCTTCAACGCGCTGGCGAACCGCTGGTGGGATCCGGCCGGGGAGATGCGCCTGCTGCACCGGATGAACCCGGTGCGCGTCGCCTTCATCGCCGCGAGGGCACGGCTGGACGGCGCCCGCTGCCTGGATGTCGGCTGCGGCGCTGGCTTGCTGAGCGAAGCGCTGGCACAGGCCGGGGCCAGCGTGACGGGTATCGACCTGGCGGCCGACTCCCTGGCCGTGGCGCGGCTGCACCAGCTGGAGTCGGGCCTGGATGGCATCCGCTACCTGCAAACCACGGCGGAAGAACTGGCGGCGACGGAGCCGGGCAGCTACGACATCGTCACCTGCCTCGAGGTCCTCGAGCATGTGCCCGATCCCGCGTCCACGGTGGCGGCCTGTGCACGCCTGCTGCGCCCGGGTGGCGCGGCATTCTTCTCCACCATCAATCGCAACCTGGCCGCCTACCTGGTCACCATCGTTGGCGCCGAGTACCTGCTCGGCGTGCTGCCGCGGGGCACCCACGACTACGCCCGTTACATCCGGCCCTCGGAACTCGACGCCTGGGCCCGGCAGTCCGGTCTCGTGCTGGAGGACCTGGCGGGCATCGAGCCCTCGGGCACCGACGACTTCCGCATCGGCGACAGCGTGCGCGTCAACTACATCGCCCACTGCCGGAAGGCCGCCTCGTGA
- the gyrA gene encoding DNA gyrase subunit A: MADIAQEILPVNLEDEMRQSYLDYAMSVIVGRALPDVRDGLKPVHRRVLYAMRELGNDHSKPYKKSARVVGDVIGKYHPHGDVAVYDTIVRLAQPFSMRYLLVDGQGNFGSVDGDAPAAMRYTEVRMARIAGELLADIDKETVDFVPNYDGSEQEPTVLPTRVPHLLVNGSSGIAVGMATNIPPHNLGEVIDAVLALMDDPDITLAELIKRIPGPDFPTAGIINGTHGVYEAYARGRGRCHVRARTHVEPIDDKGREAIIVTELPYQVNKARLIEKIADLVRDKKIEGISELRDESDKDGMRIVIELRRGQLTDVVLNNLFAQTPLETVFGINMVALRDGRPRLLNLREMLEAFLRHRREVVTRRTIHDLRKTRERAHLLEGQAVALANIDEVIAVIKASASPAAAREALVARVWMPGAVTDMLARAGEISTRPPDIGGEFGLVDGGYRLSAVQAQSILDLRLHRLTALEQDKILDEYRELLDNIREFTEILRNPDKLMAVIRAELGEIRERYADPRRSEIIESHESLSIEDLVPQEDVVVTLSHGGYAKAQSLADYHVQRRGGRGRAAAKVRDEDFIDKLFVANTHDTLLCFTSRGRLFWLKVYQLPRASREARGRPIVNLLPLEEGERVNAVLPIRDFEQDKYVFMATSQGIVKKTSLDAFSRPRNAGIRAVELHESDRLVDVAITDGRSHIMLCASSGKAIRFHEDDVRPMGRTAAGVRGIRLGDGHEVIALMIVADGTILTATENGFGKRTRVDEFPLQGRGGQGVIGIQTSERNGRMVGAIQVEPGDDVVLISSVGTLVRTPVDEISEQGRNTQGVRLIRLDEGERLVGLDRIIALSGDDDQE; this comes from the coding sequence ATGGCGGACATAGCCCAGGAAATCCTGCCGGTCAATCTAGAGGACGAGATGCGTCAGTCCTACCTGGACTACGCCATGAGCGTCATCGTCGGCCGCGCGCTTCCCGATGTCCGCGATGGCCTCAAGCCGGTGCACCGCCGCGTGCTGTACGCCATGCGGGAACTCGGCAACGACCACAGCAAGCCCTACAAGAAGTCCGCCCGCGTGGTCGGTGATGTCATCGGCAAGTATCACCCGCACGGCGACGTGGCCGTCTACGACACCATCGTGCGCCTGGCCCAGCCCTTCTCGATGCGCTACCTGCTGGTGGACGGGCAGGGCAACTTCGGCTCCGTGGATGGCGACGCGCCGGCCGCCATGCGCTACACCGAGGTGCGCATGGCACGCATCGCCGGCGAGCTGCTGGCGGACATCGACAAGGAGACGGTCGACTTCGTGCCGAACTACGACGGCTCGGAGCAGGAACCGACCGTGCTGCCGACGCGGGTCCCGCACCTGCTGGTCAATGGCTCATCCGGCATCGCCGTCGGCATGGCCACCAACATCCCGCCGCACAACCTCGGTGAAGTCATCGACGCCGTGCTGGCGCTGATGGACGACCCCGACATCACGCTGGCGGAACTGATCAAGCGCATCCCGGGTCCCGACTTCCCGACGGCGGGCATCATCAACGGCACGCACGGTGTCTACGAGGCCTATGCCCGCGGCCGCGGCCGCTGCCATGTGCGGGCCCGCACCCATGTGGAGCCCATCGACGACAAGGGCCGCGAGGCCATCATCGTCACCGAGCTGCCGTACCAGGTGAACAAGGCGCGCCTGATCGAGAAGATCGCCGACCTGGTCCGCGACAAGAAGATCGAGGGCATCAGCGAGCTGCGCGACGAGTCCGACAAGGACGGCATGCGCATCGTCATCGAGCTGCGCCGCGGCCAGCTCACCGACGTGGTGCTGAACAACCTGTTCGCGCAGACGCCGCTGGAGACGGTGTTCGGCATCAACATGGTGGCGCTGCGCGACGGGCGCCCGCGGCTGCTCAACCTGCGCGAGATGCTCGAGGCCTTCCTGCGGCACCGCCGGGAGGTGGTGACGCGGCGCACGATCCATGACCTGCGCAAGACCCGCGAGCGCGCCCACCTGCTCGAGGGCCAGGCCGTGGCGCTGGCGAACATCGACGAGGTGATTGCCGTCATCAAGGCTTCGGCTTCGCCGGCCGCGGCGCGCGAGGCGCTGGTGGCGCGCGTGTGGATGCCCGGGGCCGTGACGGACATGCTGGCACGTGCCGGCGAGATCTCCACGCGTCCGCCGGATATCGGTGGCGAATTCGGCCTGGTCGACGGCGGCTACCGGCTGTCGGCGGTCCAGGCCCAGTCGATCCTCGATCTGCGCCTGCACCGGCTGACCGCGCTGGAACAGGACAAGATCCTCGACGAGTACCGGGAGCTGCTCGACAACATCCGCGAGTTCACCGAGATCCTGCGCAACCCGGACAAGCTCATGGCCGTCATCCGCGCAGAGCTCGGCGAGATCCGCGAGCGCTACGCCGATCCGCGCCGCAGCGAGATCATCGAGAGCCACGAGAGCCTGTCCATCGAGGACCTCGTGCCGCAGGAGGACGTGGTGGTCACGCTCTCCCACGGTGGCTACGCCAAGGCGCAGAGCCTGGCGGACTACCACGTGCAGCGCCGCGGCGGCCGGGGGCGCGCGGCGGCCAAGGTTCGCGACGAGGACTTCATCGACAAGCTGTTCGTGGCCAACACCCACGACACGCTGCTGTGCTTCACCAGCCGCGGGCGCCTGTTCTGGCTCAAGGTCTACCAGCTGCCCCGCGCCAGCCGCGAAGCGCGCGGCCGGCCCATCGTCAACCTGCTGCCGCTGGAGGAAGGGGAGCGCGTCAATGCCGTGCTGCCGATCCGCGACTTCGAGCAGGACAAGTACGTGTTCATGGCCACCAGCCAGGGCATCGTCAAGAAGACCAGCCTCGATGCGTTCTCGCGGCCGCGCAATGCGGGCATCCGTGCGGTGGAGCTGCACGAGAGCGACCGGCTGGTGGACGTGGCCATCACCGACGGCAGGAGCCACATCATGCTCTGCGCCAGTTCCGGCAAGGCCATCCGCTTCCACGAGGACGATGTCCGGCCGATGGGCCGGACCGCGGCCGGGGTACGCGGTATCCGCCTGGGTGACGGCCACGAGGTCATCGCGCTCATGATCGTTGCCGACGGCACCATCCTGACCGCGACGGAGAACGGCTTCGGCAAGCGCACGCGCGTCGACGAGTTCCCGCTGCAGGGCCGCGGCGGCCAGGGCGTGATCGGCATCCAGACCTCGGAACGCAACGGCCGCATGGTCGGCGCCATCCAGGTCGAGCCCGGCGACGATGTCGTGCTCATCAGCTCGGTGGGTACGCTGGTGCGCACGCCGGTGGACGAGATTTCCGAACAGGGCCGCAACACCCAGGGCGTGCGCCTCATCCGCCTCGACGAAGGCGAGCGCCTGGTCGGACTGGACCGCATCATCGCCCTCTCGGGCGACGACGACCAGGAGTGA
- a CDS encoding amidohydrolase family protein yields MSHSATSHADLIIRARWLLPVEPAGVSLEEHALVVGDGLILALLPQAEAMRRFGAATVIDRPHHVLLPGLVNAHSRAATSLMRGLGAGLPPEERQQRHIGPAEARWVGPGFVRDGTRLAMLEMLRSGTTCFGDSYYFADTVAALAVEHHMRASVGMLVGERPTPWAQGTEECFARGLAVHDQYRDHALVRTHFAADAPNALGDPTLRHLRLLADELDVPVHMPLHQTTDEVSLGIASHGLRPLERLAGLGLLTGGFAALHATEISGEDCARLAAAGASIVHCPTRSLLHASGCIPLARLLDAGVGLALGTGGAESCNRPDLFGELRLASLLARGQSRAASAIPAATALSMATLGGARALGLGEQLGSLVPGKYADLICVDLGSSGIPPGPCDLWQLVLGDDHCVTDSWIGGRQVLEDGRALYFDETAVRAAAAAWRQRLGSA; encoded by the coding sequence ATGTCTCATTCAGCCACCAGTCATGCCGACCTCATCATCCGTGCACGCTGGCTCCTGCCGGTGGAACCGGCGGGTGTCAGCCTCGAGGAACATGCACTGGTGGTCGGCGATGGACTCATCCTCGCACTGCTGCCACAAGCCGAAGCCATGCGGCGGTTCGGCGCCGCCACCGTCATCGACCGGCCACACCATGTCCTGCTGCCGGGCCTGGTCAATGCCCACAGCCGCGCTGCCACGAGCCTGATGCGCGGACTCGGGGCAGGGCTGCCGCCGGAGGAACGCCAGCAACGGCATATCGGCCCCGCGGAAGCCCGCTGGGTGGGTCCCGGATTCGTCCGCGACGGCACGCGACTCGCCATGCTCGAGATGCTCCGCAGCGGCACCACTTGCTTCGGTGACAGCTACTACTTTGCCGATACCGTGGCGGCGCTCGCCGTCGAGCACCACATGCGCGCATCGGTCGGCATGCTGGTCGGCGAGCGGCCCACGCCCTGGGCGCAGGGCACGGAAGAATGCTTCGCGCGGGGCCTCGCGGTCCACGACCAGTACCGGGACCACGCGCTGGTGCGCACGCACTTCGCGGCCGATGCGCCGAATGCGCTGGGCGATCCGACGCTGCGCCACCTGCGGTTGCTGGCCGACGAGCTCGACGTGCCGGTGCACATGCCCCTGCACCAGACCACGGACGAAGTCAGCCTGGGCATCGCCAGCCATGGCTTGCGCCCGCTGGAGCGCCTGGCCGGGCTGGGCCTGCTGACGGGCGGCTTCGCGGCGCTGCACGCCACGGAGATCTCCGGCGAGGACTGCGCCCGGCTCGCGGCCGCTGGCGCCAGCATCGTCCACTGCCCCACGCGCAGCCTCCTGCATGCCAGCGGCTGCATCCCGCTCGCCAGACTGCTCGACGCCGGGGTCGGGCTGGCGCTCGGCACCGGGGGTGCCGAGTCCTGCAATCGCCCCGACCTGTTCGGCGAGCTGCGCCTGGCCTCGCTGCTGGCGCGTGGCCAGAGCCGCGCTGCCTCGGCCATTCCGGCCGCGACGGCACTGTCCATGGCCACGCTCGGCGGCGCCCGCGCCCTCGGCCTCGGCGAACAGCTGGGCAGCCTGGTGCCGGGGAAGTACGCCGACCTGATCTGCGTCGACCTCGGCAGCAGCGGAATCCCGCCCGGTCCCTGCGACCTGTGGCAACTCGTGCTGGGCGACGACCACTGCGTCACCGACAGCTGGATCGGCGGCCGCCAGGTACTGGAGGATGGTCGCGCCCTGTACTTCGACGAGACCGCGGTGCGGGCTGCGGCAGCAGCCTGGCGCCAGCGGCTGGGCAGCGCATGA
- a CDS encoding YciK family oxidoreductase: MSRIDHRNYQPHPQLLDGRVILVTGAGSGIGAAAAQAFAAHGATLILLGRTTRNLESVHDAIVAAGHPRPSIAVMDLAKAQGPAYFDLVAQLRATYGRLDGLLHNAAMLGDRTPIEQYDVGTWHQVLHLNLTAPFVLTQQLMPLLRESADASVVFTSSGVGRHGRAYWGAYAVSKFGIEGLAQVLADETRDVTRIRVNCINPGGTRTAMRRHAYPAELPDARPEPARIMGPYLYLMGPDSVGCTGQSLDCQ; this comes from the coding sequence ATGAGCCGTATCGACCACCGCAACTACCAGCCGCACCCGCAACTGCTCGACGGGCGCGTCATCCTCGTCACCGGCGCGGGCTCGGGCATCGGCGCGGCGGCAGCCCAGGCCTTCGCCGCCCACGGCGCGACACTCATCCTGCTCGGCCGGACCACGCGGAACCTCGAGTCGGTACACGACGCGATCGTCGCCGCGGGCCATCCCCGGCCCTCGATCGCGGTGATGGACCTGGCAAAGGCGCAGGGTCCGGCGTACTTCGACCTCGTGGCGCAGCTGCGCGCGACCTATGGCCGCCTCGACGGCCTGCTGCACAACGCGGCGATGCTCGGGGACCGCACTCCCATCGAGCAGTACGATGTCGGCACCTGGCACCAGGTGCTGCACCTGAACCTGACGGCGCCTTTCGTGCTCACCCAGCAGCTGATGCCGCTGCTGCGCGAATCGGCCGATGCCTCGGTGGTCTTCACCAGCAGTGGCGTGGGCCGGCATGGTCGCGCCTACTGGGGCGCGTATGCGGTGTCGAAATTCGGCATCGAGGGCCTGGCGCAGGTGCTGGCCGACGAGACCCGCGACGTCACCCGCATCCGCGTCAACTGCATCAACCCGGGCGGCACGCGCACCGCCATGCGTCGGCACGCCTACCCGGCCGAACTGCCCGATGCCCGCCCGGAGCCGGCCCGCATCATGGGGCCTTACCTCTACCTGATGGGGCCGGACAGCGTCGGCTGCACCGGCCAGAGCCTCGACTGCCAGTAG
- the serC gene encoding 3-phosphoserine/phosphohydroxythreonine transaminase has product MGRIFNFSAGPATLPLEVLEQARDEMTDWQGRGVSVMEISHRSKAFINVAAQAEADVRELLAVPDDYAVLFLQGGATQQFALLPMNLAAPGQVVDYVVTGQWSKKAAAEARAVSKVNVVADGAAGNFTDVPARASWRLSDGAAYVHYCPNETIGGLEFHEVPDVGMAPLVADMSSTILSRPVDVRKFGVIYAGAQKNIGPAGLVLMIVRRDLLDRVPETVPPILRYASQAKEGSMLNTPPTYSWYIAGLVFQWLKRQGGLACMAEVNRRKAAKLYQAIDGSGYYRNPVAKAHRSWMNVPFTLPDAELDAVFLSEAAAAGLAELKGHRSVGGMRASIYNAMPEAGVDALVAFMADFARRHG; this is encoded by the coding sequence ATGGGTCGCATATTCAATTTCAGCGCGGGTCCGGCCACCTTGCCGCTGGAGGTGCTCGAGCAGGCCAGGGACGAGATGACCGACTGGCAGGGCCGCGGCGTTTCCGTCATGGAGATCAGCCACCGCAGCAAGGCCTTCATCAATGTGGCGGCGCAGGCCGAAGCGGATGTCCGCGAGTTGCTGGCCGTGCCCGACGACTACGCCGTGCTGTTCCTGCAGGGTGGCGCCACGCAGCAGTTCGCGCTGCTGCCGATGAACCTGGCGGCGCCCGGGCAGGTGGTTGACTACGTGGTGACCGGGCAGTGGTCGAAGAAGGCGGCCGCCGAGGCCAGGGCAGTCAGCAAGGTCAACGTCGTCGCCGATGGCGCAGCCGGGAATTTCACCGACGTGCCCGCCCGCGCCAGCTGGCGCCTGAGCGACGGGGCGGCCTACGTGCATTACTGCCCGAACGAAACCATCGGCGGGCTGGAGTTCCATGAGGTGCCGGATGTGGGCATGGCGCCGCTGGTGGCGGACATGTCCTCCACCATCCTGTCGCGTCCGGTGGATGTGCGGAAGTTCGGCGTGATCTATGCGGGCGCCCAGAAAAATATCGGCCCGGCGGGCCTGGTGCTCATGATCGTGCGCCGGGACCTGCTCGATCGGGTGCCAGAGACCGTGCCACCGATCCTGCGCTACGCGTCCCAGGCCAAGGAAGGGAGCATGCTCAACACGCCCCCGACCTATTCCTGGTACATCGCCGGCCTGGTATTCCAGTGGCTGAAGCGCCAGGGTGGCCTGGCATGCATGGCCGAGGTGAACCGGCGCAAGGCCGCCAAGCTCTACCAGGCCATCGATGGCTCGGGCTATTACCGCAACCCGGTGGCGAAGGCGCATCGTTCGTGGATGAACGTGCCGTTCACCCTGCCGGATGCGGAGCTGGATGCGGTGTTCCTGTCCGAGGCAGCAGCCGCGGGGCTGGCCGAGCTGAAGGGCCATCGCTCCGTCGGCGGCATGCGCGCCAGCATCTACAATGCGATGCCGGAGGCGGGGGTCGATGCCCTGGTCGCCTTCATGGCGGATTTCGCGCGCCGTCACGGTTGA